A stretch of Schistocerca americana isolate TAMUIC-IGC-003095 chromosome 3, iqSchAmer2.1, whole genome shotgun sequence DNA encodes these proteins:
- the LOC124605783 gene encoding uncharacterized protein LOC124605783 isoform X2, with the protein MSCEVNEKWAADAEPLAGVTQNLCVNVAKFPDLRRVPNFQPFLSTNTYYGYMPVFPRSDDCEMDTDDTNSWTKLGLNSHCAHRQNENVGAFPGLTRKRCSRDMQPHEQGAKKSRREELPVTGFSARQTTMQQLDAHYPRCIMGHLV; encoded by the exons ATGAGTTGTGAAGTAAATGAGAAATGGGCTGCCGACGCTGAGCCGTTAGCCGGCGTCACGCAAAACCTATGTGTAAATGTGGCCAAATTTCCAGACTTAAGACGAGTTCCAAATTTCCAGCCATTTCTTTCTACCAACACATATTATGGATACATGCCAGTGTTTCCTCGCTCCGATGATTGTGAAATGGACACTGATGATACAAACTCTTGGACTAAATTAGGTCTAAATTCGCATTGTGCCCATCGTCAGAACGAAAATGTTGGTGCTTTTCCGGGATTAACTCGAAAGCGCTGTAGCAGAGACATGCAGCCGCACGAGCAAGGCGCCAAGAAAAGCAGACGCGAAG AGCTACCCGTTACAGGGTTTTCGGCGCGACAGACAACAATGCAGCAATTAGACGCACACTATCCAAGGTGCATCATGGGTCATTTGGTGTGA
- the LOC124605783 gene encoding uncharacterized protein LOC124605783 isoform X3 — MSCEVNEKWAADAEPLAGVTQNLCVNVAKFPDLRRVPNFQPFLSTNTYYGYMPVFPRSDDCEMDTDDTNSWTKLGLNSHCAHRQNENVGAFPGLTRKRCSRDMQPHEQGAKKSRREGFSARQTTMQQLDAHYPRCIMGHLV; from the exons ATGAGTTGTGAAGTAAATGAGAAATGGGCTGCCGACGCTGAGCCGTTAGCCGGCGTCACGCAAAACCTATGTGTAAATGTGGCCAAATTTCCAGACTTAAGACGAGTTCCAAATTTCCAGCCATTTCTTTCTACCAACACATATTATGGATACATGCCAGTGTTTCCTCGCTCCGATGATTGTGAAATGGACACTGATGATACAAACTCTTGGACTAAATTAGGTCTAAATTCGCATTGTGCCCATCGTCAGAACGAAAATGTTGGTGCTTTTCCGGGATTAACTCGAAAGCGCTGTAGCAGAGACATGCAGCCGCACGAGCAAGGCGCCAAGAAAAGCAGACGCGAAG GGTTTTCGGCGCGACAGACAACAATGCAGCAATTAGACGCACACTATCCAAGGTGCATCATGGGTCATTTGGTGTGA
- the LOC124605783 gene encoding uncharacterized protein LOC124605783 isoform X1: MSCEVNEKWAADAEPLAGVTQNLCVNVAKFPDLRRVPNFQPFLSTNTYYGYMPVFPRSDDCEMDTDDTNSWTKLGLNSHCAHRQNENVGAFPGLTRKRCSRDMQPHEQGAKKSRREEPVSKCEKDIERHTSEESELALEQLLKYTHGCDIYNYYSACDI; the protein is encoded by the exons ATGAGTTGTGAAGTAAATGAGAAATGGGCTGCCGACGCTGAGCCGTTAGCCGGCGTCACGCAAAACCTATGTGTAAATGTGGCCAAATTTCCAGACTTAAGACGAGTTCCAAATTTCCAGCCATTTCTTTCTACCAACACATATTATGGATACATGCCAGTGTTTCCTCGCTCCGATGATTGTGAAATGGACACTGATGATACAAACTCTTGGACTAAATTAGGTCTAAATTCGCATTGTGCCCATCGTCAGAACGAAAATGTTGGTGCTTTTCCGGGATTAACTCGAAAGCGCTGTAGCAGAGACATGCAGCCGCACGAGCAAGGCGCCAAGAAAAGCAGACGCGAAG AGCCTGTGTCTAAATGTGAAAAGGACATTGAGAGGCATACCTCTGAAGAAAGTGAATTGGCGTTggaacaattattgaaatatactcACGGCTGTGACatatataattattattctgcTTGTGACATCTAA